From a single Aspergillus puulaauensis MK2 DNA, chromosome 2, nearly complete sequence genomic region:
- a CDS encoding type I polyketide synthase (COG:Q;~EggNog:ENOG410PVV8;~InterPro:IPR016036,IPR016035,IPR016039,IPR042104, IPR014030,IPR014031,IPR013968,IPR013154,IPR001227, IPR032821,IPR006162,IPR014043,IPR020806,IPR020807, IPR020843,IPR020841,IPR011032,IPR009081,IPR013149, IPR029063,IPR036736,IPR036291,IPR013217;~PFAM:PF16197,PF00109,PF08659,PF00550,PF13561, PF13489,PF13649,PF08240,PF02801,PF00698,PF13847,PF13602, PF14765,PF00107,PF00106,PF08242,PF08241;~SMCOG1022:Beta-ketoacyl synthase;~antiSMASH:Cluster_2.12;~go_function: GO:0016491 - oxidoreductase activity [Evidence IEA];~go_function: GO:0016740 - transferase activity [Evidence IEA];~go_function: GO:0016746 - transferase activity, transferring acyl groups [Evidence IEA];~go_function: GO:0031177 - phosphopantetheine binding [Evidence IEA];~go_process: GO:0055114 - oxidation-reduction process [Evidence IEA]): MSQATSSNGQHDTSPWVDDPIAIVGMGLRLPGSVRTPQQYWDFLTSKGSGRSRVPADRYNVDAFFGPKGKPGHTCTEYGYFLDVDLAAADSSFWSMPPKELELLDPQQRLMMEVVYECLESSGTASHRGKDIGCYVGVLGEDWMDIQTRDPHHQGMHRVGGYGDFAIANRISKEIGLTGPSMTIRTACSSSLMALHSACQALYVGECSSAVVGGCNLILSPRMTVTMSEHRVISPTGTCRSFDAHANGYARGEAVNAIHIKRLSHALRDGDPIRSVIRSVCINSDGPRSPLFIPSPESHELLIRRSHQLAGITDLSQTAMVECHGTGTMVGDVLEGNAVAKVFGELGGVLIGSVKPNIGHSEGASGLSSIIKMVLALEHQTIPPNINFTTPNPKIPFGPARLRIPVECEPWPEGKAERVGLNGFGIGGANGHVLLESTRSVVGATQTDASDSEDPQLLVFSATHSETVKRSITKSLDYLATNPAQVSNASYTLGCHRQVLPNRAFAVGSVGAWDISPVQKTGPAPDLIWVFTGQGSQYPGMGQELITSNLIARNTIRHLDEVLDTIEPGRSWSIHDELIQPESPSKLSQAEYSQPCCTALQIALVDVLKSLKVKPSAVVGHSAGEIAAAYAAGALTAAEAITVSYHRGQAAGGVSKSGGMMAVSLGREQVSPLLTEGVIVACENGPRSVTLSGESSELDAIAVEIQNRHPGASIKRLAVNRAYHSAHMKEAEDGYLNRLASLKKPENDDQLSAIFVSSVTGKPVQNAAEFGPDYWCRNFTSPVLFYSAVSSILAGGLSHPTFLEVGPHSALAGALHDIASETGSVPYIPTLVRGTNAYASVLRTAGRLFQSTKVELSSLCRGTTLGDLPPYQWQYDGRFWSESRVSRNSRFRQFPHHDILGSKIPDGNDTEPLWRSLIYLENVPWLRDHVIDDKIVFPRASYICMIGEAIRQLTGDNDLSLRHVTFLEEPTLHESQPVEILTQFRPSSTSESYDFTITSQFEGTWTKLCTGQARGGRHFPLDIIRLTPGPRKVKTEVMNRLMKRTGANHGPRFRVMDQISTSVTAPEATAEVMDVREKMDSNYVIHPCTISSVLQLFNVAKAQGRSFDRLAVPTYIGELYLRSSSGPIAAQSTVTDTKGHTFFGDSAGFCDGELVFACLRVGLSQTEKRNDRGPDPHAGARLVWQPDIDEVDVNGLIRPTPGMSDSLSLVEELALTCIIESEKQSCSDLSAPHYVKYLEWLSQQRHRAEQGDYASVTSCKEIASMSSLDRTRHIFHLHQRAIQTDGRNVATAIMRIYQQTGAMFKGHADSLSLLMKDNLLTAVYGFKLCEFGDFFRVLSHNRPCMRVLEIGAGTGGVTATILPAMHGPHGERLYESYVYTDISPGFFDGAQERFGAYDGIDYRPLDITADLTAQGFDASYDLIIASNVLHATPNLQQTLANVKSLLRPNGKLFLQELAPVTKWINYIMGTLPGWWLSTDNRPWEPYVSPERWDSELRAAGFSGTDSVVHDGHMNAHIISSVPEIRTEAGRRLTVLHESTSDDLSLFVSILRARGFTTDLRHLGDELPADQTVISLLELESPQLHLLSESKYLSLRNMIISLDKTPMLWVTRPSQVGCSDPRYAATLGLLRTARRELGVTIATLELDALDEKAFQAASLVADRVLHLDTDSPFDPVLEYVYAQETLMVGKFYPAVVSEELLDAGKLAAERTDAAVLQIGNPGKTDTLRWERKPVERFTSVQDWVEVQTHAVGVNSNDLKVADGTLDASFGEECAGIVQCVGPGVRNLRVGDRVMVLGAGSGALATRFVTSERLCTRMARGLSWAEAATIPHAFATAMYSLIDVARLKSGDAVLIHSACGGLGLAAIQVSQIIGAEVYCTVGNDTEADFLVQLGIPKQRIFSLQDSTFAQSLLVATEDRGVDVVLNSLTGDLLHASWQCVAEFGMMVDLGKHSINRGQLGIDFSEGNRAFAAVDLGQISAKRPEIIQGLLRRCMHHYALGELSPLPLSEFPAEQIQSAFSHMQNDHIGKVAVVMPEEPSSLPVTAHRRTPLFRSDGIHLIVGGLGGLGRSVSSWMALHGARHFIFFSPSAASKEQDNYVLELRAQGCRVDLVSGDVSKEQDVDALIQNIPEGLPIAGIMQASMALEVTSLDSMSFEQWQASFAPKVQGTWNLHNNLLKYRRRTDYFVLFSSLAGLIGQTGHANYAAGNAFLDAFVQYRHSMGLPCSALNIGVMEDVGYVSNQQHIIDHFLATSAHTLHEQDLLDTVQLAIDNSLPSSLEQKQTNGWQPYVSRSQICIGLRSNSSLDSATNRISWRRDPRMALYHNFNKADKNTSSNAANNSNDRVLEKFLEQVQHDAEILVKEESANLLGTEIGKALYNLMLRDHSDLDLDIPLSSLGADSLLAIKLRDWFRRKIGVDITVVQILSSGSLRELGRTAAQSMVANLAKG; this comes from the exons ATGTCGCAAGCTACTTCCTCAAACGGCCAGCATGATACTAGTCCTTGGGTGGACGACCCCATTGCCATCGTTGGCATGGGATTGCGTCTGCCGGGCTCCGTCCGCACTCCTCAGCAATACTGGGACTTCCTGACCAGCAAGGGCAGCGGCCGTAGCCGCGTTCCTGCTGATCGTTACAACGTGGACGCATTCTTCGGGCCGAAAGGAAAGCCAGGCCATACTTGCACAGAATACGGCTACTTCCTTGACGTCGACCTCGCTGCAGCTGACAGCTCTTTCTGGTCTATGCCGCCCAAGGAGCTGGAACTCCTTGACCCCCAACAGCGGCTAATGATGGAAGTGGTTTACGAATGTCTAGAGAGTAGCGGGACAGCGTCTCACCGAGGCAAAGATATCGGATGCTATGTAGGTGTACTCGGCGAGGATTGGATGGATATACAAACCCGAGATCCACACCATCAAGGAATGCATCGTGTCGGGGGTTATGGTGACTTCGCTATTGCCAACCGCATATCGAAAGAGATCGGCCTTACCGGCCCAAGTATGACAATTCGAACAGCTTGCTCCTCTTCCCTAATGGCCCTGCACTCCGCCTGCCAAGCGCTATACGTTGGGGAGTGCTCATCGGCCGTCGTTGGCGGCTGCAACTTGATTCTTTCACCACGCATGACAGTAACAATGTCTGAACACCGTGTTATCTCACCAACCGGGACTTGCCGGTCATTCGACGCCCACGCAAACGGCTATGCGCGAGGCGAGGCCGTCAACGCTATCCATATCAAGCGGCTGTCGCATGCTTTGCGTGACGGGGACCCGATTCGGTCTGTTATTCGCTCTGTCTGCATCAACTCGGATGGACCCAGGTCTCCTTTGTTTATTCCGAGCCCAGAAAGCCACGAGCTTCTCATTCGCCGAAGTCATCAGCTGGCTGGTATTACGGACCTTTCTCAAACTGCCATGGTTGAATGTCATGGAACGGGGACGATGGTGGGCGACGTACTGGAAGGCAACGCAGTGGCCAAGGTGTTTGGGGAGCTTGGTGGGGTTTTGATCGGATCG GTGAAACCCAACATTGGGCACAGTGAGGGAGCATCAGGCCTGAGCAGCATTATCAAGATGGTTCTGGCGCTTGAGCACCAGACGATTCCCCCTAATATTAACTTCACAACACCCAACCCCAAGA TTCCGTTCGGGCCGGCCCGCCTCCGGATCCCTGTGGAATGCGAACCTTGGCCAGAAGGTAAGGCAGAGCGAGTTGGGCTCAACGGATTTGGCATTGGGGGAGCAAATGGACAT GTTCTCCTCGAGTCGACCAGGTCCGTCGTTGGAGCAACGCAAACCGACGCCTCGGATTCTGAGGATCCCCAGCTACTTGTGTTCTCGGCAACCCACTCCGAGACCGTGAAACGCAGCATAACGAAGAGCTTGGATTATCTAGCTACCAATCCAGCTCAAGTTTCTAATGCCAGTTATACCCTCGGATGCCACCGACAAGTTCTCCCGAATCGCGCTTTTGCTGTCGGTTCGGTTGGCGCGTGGGATATTTCCCCGGTCCAAAAGACAGGGCCCGCGCCGGACCTGATTTGGGTTTTCACTGGACAAGGATCCCAGTATCCCGGGATGGGACAGGAATTAATTACCAGCAATCTTATTGCAAGGAACACTATCCGGCACCTGGATGAAGTGTTGGATACTATTGAACCCGGGCGGTCCTGGTCCATTCACG ATGAGCTGATTCAGCCAGAATCCCCGTCAAAGCTCTCTCAAGCCGAGTATTCCCAACCATGCTGCACCGCTCTTCAAATCGCCCTTGTCGACGTGTTGAAATCCCTGAAGGTGAAACcttcggcggtggtgggcCACTCAGCCGGTGAGATCGCTGCGGCCTATGCCGCCGGTGCGTTGACTGCTGCCGAGGCCATCACTGTCTCATACCACAGAGGCCAGGCCGCGGGTGGTGTTTCAAAAAGTGGGGGCATGATGGCTGTTAGTTTAGGGCGAGAGCAGGTCTCTCCTCTACTGACTGAAGGGGTCATTGTTGCATGCGAAAACGGCCCCAGAAGCGTGACCCTTAGCGGCGAATCGTCGGAATTGGATGCTATTGCTGTTGAAATACAAAACCGTCATCCAGGCGCCTCGATCAAGCGTTTGGCAGTGAACCGCGCCTACCATTCAG CGCACATGAAAGAGGCAGAAGACGGTTACTTGAATCGCCTTGCGTCTCTTAAAAAACCAGAAAATGACGATCAACTATCAGCCATTTTCGTGTCTTCAGTGACAGGAAAGCCTGTTCAGAACGCTGCCGAGTTTGGACCCGACTACTGGTGCCGTAACTTTACCTCCCCAGTACTATTCTACTCGGCTGTTAGCAGCATCCTCGCGGGTGGCCTATCCCATCCTACATTCCTTGAAGTTGGACCGCACTCTGCACTCGCCGGAGCACTCCATGATATTGCGTCGGAAACGGGATCAGTCCCGTATATTCCGACACTGGTACGGGGAACTAATGCATACGCCTCTGTTCTCCGCACAGCTGGGCGGCTGTTCCAGTCCACAAAGGTTGAACTGTCTTCCCTGTGTAGGGGAACTACCTTAGGGGATCTCCCGCCCTACCAATGGCAATATGACGGCCGCTTCTGGTCCGAATCGAGGGTTTCCCGAAACTCGCGATTCCGTCAATTTCCTCATCACGATATTCTGGGATCCAAAATCCCCGACGGCAACGACACCGAGCCTCTCTGGCGGTCTCTAATTTACCTTGAGAACGTTCCTTGGCTTCGGGATCATGTTATCGATGACAAGATTGTTTTCCCGCGAGCATCATATATATGCATGATCGGTGAAGCTATCCGCCAGCTTACGGGAGATAATGATCTTTCTCTGCGGCACGTAACGTTCCTCGAAGAGCCTACGCTTCACGAAAGCCAGCCTGTGGAAATATTGACACAGTttcggccttcttcaacctcggAATCGTATGATTTCACCATCACTAGCCAATTTGAAGGCACATGGACAAAGCTATGCACTGGCCAGGCTAGAGGAGGGCGGCACTTTCCTCTAGATATCATCCGTTTGACCCCGGGACCTCGGAAAGTGAAAACAGAGGTGATGAACCGTTTAATGAAGAGAACAGGGGCAAACCATGGGCCTCGGTTCCGTGTCATGGACCAAATATCCACCAGCGTCACGGCGCCAGAAGCGACCGCCGAGGTCATGGATGTGCGCGAAAAGATGGATAGCAACTACGTCATTCACCCCTGTACCATCAGCTCAGTGCTCCAGCTGTTCAATGTCGCCAAGGCGCAAGGTCGGAGTTTTGATCGTCTGGCTGTGCCGACGTATATTGGTGAACTCTATTTGCGCTCTTCGTCTGGCCCAATTGCGGCCCAGTCCACCGTCACGGACACTAAGGGGCATACTTTCTTCGGGGATTCCGCGGGGTTCTGTGACGGTGAGCTGGTCTTTGCCTGCCTCAGAGTTGGACTTTCTCAAACCGAAAAGCGAAATGATCGTGGCCCTGACCCCCACGCCGGTGCCCGACTAGTATGGCAGCCAGACATTGACGAGGTGGATGTCAATGGCCTCATACGACCAACTCCCGGAATGTCGGATAGCCTTTCCCTCGTCGAAGAATTAGCATTGACATGCATTATTGAGAGCGAGAAGCAGTCCTGCAGTGACTTGTCTGCACCACATTATGTCAAATACCTTGAATGGCTGAGCCAGCAGCGACACCGTGCTGAACAAGGTGACTACGCAAGTGTTACCTCCTGCAAGGAGATTGCATCAATGTCATCTCTGGATCGAACCCGTCATATCTTCCACCTGCACCAGAGAGCAATTCAAACTGACGGCAGAAACGTCGCCACCGCCATAATGCGTATCTACCAGCAAACCGGAGCAATGTTCAAAGGTCATGCAGATTCCTTGAGCCTGCTAATGAAAGACAACCTGCTTACGGCAGTCTATGGGTTTAAGCTGTGTGAATTTGGCGATTTCTTCCGTGTCCTTTCCCACAACAGGCCATGCATGCGAGTGCTGGAGATCGGAGCAGGGACTGGTGGTGTGACGGCCACCATTCTGCCTGCGATGCATGGACCACACGGTGAACGCCTCTATGAAAGTTATGTATACACAGACATCTCACCCGGGTTCTTTGATGGTGCTCAAGAGCGCTTCGGCGCTTACGATGGCATCGATTATCGCCCGCTTGATATCACCGCTGATCTGACTGCCCAAGGATTCGATGCATCCTACGATCTTATAATCGCGTCGAATGTTCTTCATGCAACTCCGAATCTCCAGCAAACGCTCGCAAATGTGAAATCATTGCTTAGACCCAATGGTAAACTATTCCTACAAGAACTGGCACCTGTTACCAAATGGATTAACTACATTATGGGTACCTTGCCTGGCTGGTGGCTCAGTACCGATAATCGTCCATGGGAACCCTATGTGTCACCGGAAAGATGGGACTCAGAGCTTCGCGCTGCTGGTTTTTCAGGAACAGATTCCGTGGTACACGATGGCCATATGAACGCTCATATCATTTCGTCCGTGCCAGAGATTCGAACCGAAGCAGGAAGACGGCTCACCGTGCTTCATGAAAGTACGTCCGATGATTTGAGTCTTTTCGTTTCCATCCTTCGTGCGCGTGGGTTCACGACCGATCTCCGACATCTTGGAGATGAATTGCCTGCGGATCAGACGGTTATTTCTttgctggagttggagtcTCCCCAACTACACTTGCTAAGCGAAAGCAAATACCTGAGCCTCCGAAATATGATCATATCTCTCGATAAAACCCCAATGCTGTGGGTAACCCGGCCGTCTCAGGTGGGGTGCTCAGACCCCCGGTACGCGGCAACACTCGGCCTCCTGCGGACTGCGCGCCGGGAGCTTGGGGTTACTATAGCTACACTAGAACTGGATGCCCTGGATGAGAAGGCATTCCAGGCGGCGTCTCTTGTTGCTGACCGTGTCCTTCACCTTGACACTGACTCCCCATTCGACCCAGTCCTCGAATACGTCTACGCGCAAGAAACGTTGATGGTTGGTAAATTCTACCCCGCGGTTGTTAGTGAAGAGCTACTAGACGCTGGAAAGCTTGCAGCCGAAAGGACAGATGCAGCGGTACTCCAAATTGGCAATCCCGGGAAAACTGACACGCTGCGCTGGGAACGCAAGCCTGTGGAAAGGTTTACATCCGTGCAGGATTGGGTGGAGGTCCAGACACATGCCGTTGGCGTCAACTCGAACGATCTCAAGGTGGCCGATGGCACGCTTGATGCATCCTTTGGCGAGGAATGCGCTGGAATTGTACAGTGTGTTGGGCCTGGTGTTAGGAACCTGCGTGTTGGCGATCGCGTCATGGTGCTGGGAGCTGGGTCTGGAGCACTGGCCACGCGGTTTGTCACTAGTGAGAGACTGTGTACGCGGATGGCTCGCGGGTTGAGCTGGGCTGAGGCAGCTACAATTCCGCATGCCTTTGCCACTGCTATGTACTCGCTAATTGACGTTGCGAGACTGAAATCTGGTGAT GCTGTCCTCATTCACTCCGCTTGTGGTGGGTTGGGACTAGCTGCAATCCAGGTATCCCAAATTATTGGAGCCGAA GTCTATTGCACTGTCGGGAATGACACGGAAGCCGACTTTTTGGTGCAACTGGGCATTCCAAAACAGcgcatcttcagcctccaAGACAGCACGTTTGCTCAAAGCCTCTTGGTCGCCACTGAAGACCGTGGAGTCGATGTCGTGCTGAATTCCTTAACCGGAGACCTGCTGCACGCCTCATGGCAGTGCGTGGCGGAATTCGGCATGATGGTGGATTTAGGAAAACACTCTATCAACAGGGGCCAGCTGGGTATTGATTTCTCTGAGGGAAACCGCGCTTTTGCAGCGGTCGATCTAGGGCAAATCAGCGCGAAGCGTCCGGAGATAATACAGGG ATTACTGCGAAGGTGCATGCACCACTATGCGTTGGGCGAACTGAGCCCTCTTCCATTATCAGAATTCCCAGCTGAACAAATTCAATCGGCTTTCAGTCACATGCAAAACGATCACATCGGAAAAGTGGCCGTCGTCATGCCAGAAGAGCCGTCGTCGCTGCCCGTCACCGCGCACCGCAGAACGCCCCTTTTCCGCTCCGATGGCATCCACCTGATCGTTGGAGGATTGGGTGGACTAGGACGTTCCGTGAGTTCATGGATGGCTCTTCATGGTGCCCGGcattttattttcttctcaCCGTCGGCGGCGAGTAAAGAGCAGGACAATTATGTCTTGGAACTGCGTGCTCAGGGTTGTCGAGTTGATCTTGTCTCTGGCGATGTGAGTAAGGAACAAGACGTCGATGCTCTCATCCAGAATATACCCGAAGGACTTCCCATCGCCGGCATTATGCAGGCATCCATGGCGCTCGAAGTTACTTCTCTTGACAGTATGTCCTTCGAGCAATGGCAAGCGTCGTTTGCACCGAAGGTCCAAGGAACCTGGAATCTACATAACAATTTGCTGAAATACCGCCGCCGCACCGACTACTTTGTACTTTTCAGCTCTTTGGCGGGCCTCATCGGCCAAACTGGGCATGCTAACTATGCTGCTGGAAATGCTTTCTTGGATGCCTTTGTCCAGTATCGGCATTCCATGGGGCTTCCATGCTCCGCACTCAACATCGGTGTCATGGAGGATGTGGGATATGTCAGTAACCAGCAACACATCATCGACCATTTCCTCGCGACCTCCGCACATACGCTACATGAGCAGGACCTTCTCGATACGGTTCAACTCGCCATTGATAACTCGCTGCCCTCTTCACTTGAACAGAAGCAGACAAACGGATGGCAGCCATACGTCTCCCGGAGCCAAATCTGTATTGGCCTCCGCAGCAATAGCTCGCTAGATTCAGCAACCAACCGTATATCATGGAGACGGGACCCACGAATGGCCCTCTACCACAATTTCAACAAAGCAGACAAGAATACATCGTCAAACGCAGCTAACAATAGCAATGATCGTGTGCTTGAGAAGTTCCTCGAACAAGTCCAACATGATGCCGAAATCCTCGTGAAGGAGGAGTCAGCCAATCTGTTAGGCACTGAAATTGGAAAGGCCCTATACAACCTTATGTTGCGTGATCACTCGGATTTGGATCTGGACATCCCTCTGTCATCTCTGGGGGCGGATTCGCTATTGGCCATTAAATTGAGGGACTGGTTCCGGAGAAAGATTGGAGTTGATATCACTGTTGTACAGATTCTGAGCAGTGGAAGTTTACGAGAGTTGGGTCGGACGGCTGCTCAGAGCATGGTGGCAAACTTGGCTAAAGGCTGA
- a CDS encoding uncharacterized protein (COG:S;~EggNog:ENOG410PPXX;~InterPro:IPR036291;~antiSMASH:Cluster_2.12) produces the protein MSSAETVVIAGSGNIARYLIEEFIADGKYRVAVISRNNRPFLDALGVDVQIVKEYSRESVLPILDSLPKTRALISALSTDDPTTYTSLHEALLSACRDSKSCKRFIPSEFLGNTRDYGVPRGPSRARSAFRPILTSQKDVTFTVVNLGWLADYFVQTPGSQKTYIRPFPQGWPIDLEKRTVRVIGTGDEPIGWTATRDMAKAVVALIPHDDWPEYTWVYGELGTWNQAIQKVEKFYGIKLQREYASKESISARLSNEDDLDAWYRATIDEWSLLGATAVPREEADHQREKYFKDVVFRDIEALLLSSQHVPIV, from the exons ATGTCGTCCGCAGAAACGGTGGTTATCGCTGGTTCCGGCAATATTGCCCGGTATCTAATCGAGGAGTTCATTGCTGATGGTAAATACCGCGTCGCTGTCATTTCGCGCAATAACCGGCCGTTTCTCGATGCTCTTGGAGTGGACGTCCAAATAGTAAAGGAGTACAGTCGCGAGTCCGTACTCCCAATATTGGACTCCCTCCCCAAGACTAGGGCTCTGATATCGGCGCTGTCCACCGACGATCCCACGACATACACATCACTGCATGAAGCATTGCTGTCCGCTTGTCGGGATTCGAAATCCTGCAAGCGTTTCATACCAAGTGAATTTCTCGGAAACACTAGAGACTATGGTGTTCCACGCGGGCCCTCTCGCGCCCGCAGCGCTTTCCGCCCAATCTTGACCAGCCAGAAAGACGTCACTTTCACTGTCGTCAATCTTGGTTGGTTAGCCGATTACTTTGTTCAAACACCAGGCTCACAGAAGACATATATCCGCCCATTTCCACAGGGTTGGCCTATTGATTTGGAAAAGCGGACCGTCCGTGTTATTGGAACGGGTGACGAGCCTATAGGTTGGACCGCGACAAGAGATATGGCCAAGGCAGTTGTTGCGTTGATTCCGCATGATGACTGGCCAGAGTATACTTGGGTTTATGGCGAGCTGGGCACTTGGAATCAGGCAATCCAAAAAGTCGAGAAGTTTTATGGAATTAAACTGCAG CGAGAGTATGCCAGCAAAGAGTCCATATCGGCCCGCCTTTCCAATGAAGATGACCTTGACGCGTGGTATCGGGCAACTATCGACGAGTGGTCACTTCTGGGTGCGACTGCGGTGCCCCGCGAGGAAGCCGATCACCAACGGGAAAAGTACTTCAAAGATGTTGTTTTCCGTGATATCGAAGCGCTACTGCTTAGCTCACAGCATGTACCAATTGTTTGA
- a CDS encoding cupin domain-containing protein (COG:S;~EggNog:ENOG410QAIP;~InterPro:IPR014710,IPR006045,IPR011051;~antiSMASH:Cluster_2.12), whose translation MELPEPIAYNIKPTDLIPNSPKPLLLYKNCFFRDGKIDPVLVYDTFKKNGWDPQWVTRYGRLQRSHYHGQTHEVMVVLSGPGAIRWGVADLDDDPEKHTYGGANEKAGLDMVANVGDVFVIPAGVSHKNYNPNTTMPESECLTGDAHHIESNDQRGLVGELPLVEFTMLGAYPRGFTWTWAEGGEHAGRFDEVWNVATPELDPVVGDKGGITVYWNPAVNGVS comes from the coding sequence ATGGAGCTACCGGAGCCAATTGCGTACAATATTAAGCCCACAGACCTTATCCCCAACTCACCAAAGCCCCTTTTGCTGTACAAGAACTGCTTCTTCCGAGACGGCAAAATTGACCCCGTTCTTGTATACGACACCTTCAAGAAGAATGGTTGGGATCCTCAGTGGGTGACCAGATATGGCCGCCTCCAGAGATCGCACTACCATGGACAGACTCACGAGGTAATGGTCGTGCTTTCAGGCCCCGGTGCCATTCGCTGGGGCGTCGCGGACCTAGATGACGATCCAGAGAAACATACCTACGGTGGCGCGAATGAGAAAGCAGGCTTGGACATGGTTGCAAATGTAGGGGACGTATTCGTCATTCCAGCGGGTGTCTCGCATAAAAACTATAATCCGAACACGACAATGCCGGAGTCAGAGTGTCTAACAGGAGATGCGCACCATATCGAGTCCAATGACCAGAGAGGATTAGTGGGCGAACTACCGTTGGTTGAGTTTACGATGCTGGGCGCGTACCCAAGAGGATTTACTTGGACGTGggcggagggaggcgagCATGCTGGCAGGTTTGACGAGGTATGGAATGTTGCTACTCCAGAGCTGGATCCCGTGGTTGGTGATAAGGGGGGGATCACCGTGTACTGGAATCCAGCAGTAAACGGTGTCTCCTAa